The Haematobia irritans isolate KBUSLIRL chromosome 1, ASM5000362v1, whole genome shotgun sequence DNA segment TAACAATGCTTTTATACACATTCAACGCAACATTGGGATGCAAACCCCCTCGAATAGAAGTGAGGCACTTAAGCATGTTTACACGATTCTGCGTCTCCTTTGAAATAGAATCATAATGGTCCTTTATCGACAAGGAATTCGTGACAATTCTgcctagaaatcgcagttttttcgTCTGCTCAACTCTAGTACCATCGATAAccatatcaatatttttaaaaccatttttagcaaaatacaTTGTGTTCGATTTGGATGGATTAAAGGATAAATTAAGATTTCTACAGGTGTCCATGAATTCTCTTACCTTGTCAATAAGGTTCGATCTAGCCTCAGCAAAATCACGGTGATACGACATTATGATGAAGTCATCTGCATATTGAAAAATAGTTGTATTGCCATCCTCAAGGGTATGAAGACTGGCAGTGTATAAGTTAAACAGCAGTGGCGACAGACAACTACCTTGTGGCAACCCATTGTACACAGACACCTCCGAATTACTCAACTTCAGTATTCTGTGAGAGAGAAAATTAATGATCCAGTTACAGTACGCAGTATCCAAACCTGAAAGGATGAGTTTTCTCTGTAGCATatcaatcttgacacaattataAGCATCACATATATCAAGAGACAGAATAACAACCTTGAAGTTGTTGGCCTTAAGCAAGGCAACTCTATGCAAGAGTTCATTAATACATGTACTTGTGGAAGAATTCTTTTTGTATGCAAATGATCTTCTGGGTATAATATCCACACTGTCAAAGTGTACTGAGATTCTTTCTTTCACCattaaattaatacattttAGAAACACCGATATCAATGATATTGGCCGAAAGTTTTTAGGGTCATTATGATTCTTTTTCGGTTTTGGTATAGgcacaatttttataattctcCAATCATCTCGAATGGTGTTAGTCAAAAAAGCATTGTTCATAGCTGTTAACAAAGCGCGTTTGGAAATGCCCGAGAGAGATTTAATCATATTATACGTTATTCCATCATGTCCTCCAGCCGACTGAGACCTTTTTCCAGATAGACACAAAATAAACTCTTCAAAATCAAATGGTTCAATGAAGTGATTAACCAAAGGAAAATCAATAATCACATTCTCACCAGTAACTTGATTTTTAAGGTGCTCCAAGTATACAGCATTATTTTCATCATTCCAAATAGATCTAGTAGGATTATTTCTTCCACGGATGTTATTAATAAACTTCCAGGCATTTTTAGTGTTGGGAGACTTGTTGATTTCATCTAGTTTGGCAAGATAACACTTTTTCTTGGCCTCAGCCACCATATTCTTCCAGTGCTCAGTCGCTTTTCTAGCATCTTCAAGATTGTTATACGAGGGAAAAAGCCTGGCTTTCTTAGCAGCCGCCCACTGCCTGCGAAACCCAACCTTGAGTTCCTCACTCCACCAAAACTTTGGGCTACGTCCATCTGGAACAACATATGAGGCATACTCAACTTCATCTTTCATAGACTTTTGTATACTATCCAAATCCGGCTCAAGCTCCAACTTCGAAAGCGACATCAGAAGTTTATTTTTGGATAGAAATTTCATCTTTGATTTTTTCCTTGAATCTATGACAACCGTAATGGGAAAGTGTCTGCTGCCACCAAGATAACAGTCGCTCACAGTCCATGTTCCCTCCAAACATGTACTAATGAAAGTGAGATCGAGCACCGAACCATCAGACTCGTCATTCCTTCTGAAAGTGATGTTATTGGAATTGATGCATTTTAATCTAGAGTAGCTAAAAATGGTCTCCAGTTCTTTCCCTTTTCTATTGGAGATATTATCTCCCCAAACAGTGTTACGAGCATTGAAGTCTCCCATCAGAATAACATTCTCATGTCTATCTAAAAAATTGCATAGTCTTCCTACTTCACCAGCCAGAATATACAATGGCATAGACGGAGGGAAGTAAACCGACGcaattgtaaaatttgtatgaaGATTACTGGTTTTGAC contains these protein-coding regions:
- the LOC142221463 gene encoding uncharacterized protein LOC142221463 isoform X1; translation: MKFLSKNKLLMSLSKLELEPDLDSIQKSMKDEVEYASYVVPDGRSPKFWWSEELKVGFRRQWAAAKKARLFPSYNNLEDARKATEHWKNMVAEAKKKCYLAKLDEINKSPNTKNAWKFINNIRGRNNPTRSIWNDENNAVYLEHLKNQVTGENVIIDFPLVNHFIEPFDFEEFILCLSGKRSQSAGGHDGITYNMIKSLSGISKRALLTAMNNAFLTNTIRDDWRIIKIVPIPKPKKNHNDPKNFRPISLISVFLKCINLMVKERISVHFDSVDIIPRRSFAYKKNSSTSTCINELLHRVALLKANNFKVVILSLDICDAYNCVKIDMLQRKLILSGLDTAYCNWIINFLSHRILKLSNSEVSVYNGLPQGSCLSPLLFNLYTASLHTLEDGNTTIFQYADDFIIMSYHRDFAEARSNLIDKVREFMDTCRNLNLSFNPSKSNTMYFAKNGFKNIDMVIDGTRVEQTKKLRFLGRIVTNSLSIKDHYDSISKETQNRVNMLKCLTSIRGGLHPNVALNVYKSIVRSKIEYVRTTAADAPKSINKRVERLQTDMLRRSLGVARSSPTHIVYALAHELPPEFRAVYLTAKELIKVQSRDKVLYDLVSDNPKVNSSYSYVYYEFPQIFDSIEHISNSLTSRKVTVRLNLLPNGKNNYPIDILKSIYLSEIDGYKNFNFTIFATDASVSTNSIGCGIVNVSTNQRFLFRIGFAASSTFGELWALVKALEIAIEHEDDKCVLFTDSLAACKIIASENTNNYIAATFHQKLQDSNINKCHIVWIPGHRGLNINELADETAKLAAECGAPLNPKLTPEEGLNKIRTALWNNWNLEFKKISLCKSIKASKLFEDVRIKPWFSKYMFNPQETKIINRLHTARTYDKPFLLKIGAISSDVCNECLDAESTHHTIFDCTKFDALRLKYNLTNRFTDVYDILATKDIDLYKSLVNFIIETNVSI